The following coding sequences lie in one Gorilla gorilla gorilla isolate KB3781 chromosome 5, NHGRI_mGorGor1-v2.1_pri, whole genome shotgun sequence genomic window:
- the PKIB gene encoding cAMP-dependent protein kinase inhibitor beta isoform X2: protein MDLHLDALRSHESASNSSSGSSSRGDQKDVAMRTDSSKMTDVESGVANFASSARAGRRNALPDIQSSAATDGTSDLPLKLEALSVKEDAKEKDEETTQDQLEKPQNEEK, encoded by the exons ATGGATCTGCACCTCGATGCCCTTCGGAGTCACGAGAGCGCAAGCAATAGCAGCTCAGGAAGCAGCAGCAGAGGAGACCAGAAAG ATGTTGCTATGAGGACAGATTCATCAAAAATGACTGATGTGGAGTCTGGGGTTGCCAATTTTGCATCTTCAGCAAGGGCAGGCCGCCGGAATGCCTTACCAGACATCCAGAGTTCAGCTGCCACAGACGGAACCTCAGATTTACCCCTCAAACTGGAGGCTCTCTCCGTGAAGGAAG atgcaaaagagaaagatgaagaaacaacACAAGACCAATTGGAAAAGcctcaaaatgaagaaaaatga
- the PKIB gene encoding cAMP-dependent protein kinase inhibitor beta isoform X5 has translation MPFGVTRAQAIAAQEAAAEETRKAEASEITCQTQAEPDSMSYQDVAMRTDSSKMTDVESGVANFASSARAGRRNALPDIQSSAATDGTSDLPLKLEALSVKEDAKEKDEETTQDQLEKPQNEEK, from the exons ATGCCCTTCGGAGTCACGAGAGCGCAAGCAATAGCAGCTCAGGAAGCAGCAGCAGAGGAGACCAGAAAG GCTGAAGCTTCAGAGATCACCTGCCAAACACAGGCTGAACCTGACAGCATGTCATACCAGG ATGTTGCTATGAGGACAGATTCATCAAAAATGACTGATGTGGAGTCTGGGGTTGCCAATTTTGCATCTTCAGCAAGGGCAGGCCGCCGGAATGCCTTACCAGACATCCAGAGTTCAGCTGCCACAGACGGAACCTCAGATTTACCCCTCAAACTGGAGGCTCTCTCCGTGAAGGAAG atgcaaaagagaaagatgaagaaacaacACAAGACCAATTGGAAAAGcctcaaaatgaagaaaaatga
- the PKIB gene encoding cAMP-dependent protein kinase inhibitor beta isoform X6, with amino-acid sequence MSYQDVAMRTDSSKMTDVESGVANFASSARAGRRNALPDIQSSAATDGTSDLPLKLEALSVKEDAKEKDEETTQDQLEKPQNEEK; translated from the exons ATGTCATACCAGG ATGTTGCTATGAGGACAGATTCATCAAAAATGACTGATGTGGAGTCTGGGGTTGCCAATTTTGCATCTTCAGCAAGGGCAGGCCGCCGGAATGCCTTACCAGACATCCAGAGTTCAGCTGCCACAGACGGAACCTCAGATTTACCCCTCAAACTGGAGGCTCTCTCCGTGAAGGAAG atgcaaaagagaaagatgaagaaacaacACAAGACCAATTGGAAAAGcctcaaaatgaagaaaaatga
- the PKIB gene encoding cAMP-dependent protein kinase inhibitor beta isoform X4, with the protein MRTDSSKMTDVESGVANFASSARAGRRNALPDIQSSAATDGTSDLPLKLEALSVKEDAKEKDEETTQDQLEKPQNEEK; encoded by the exons ATGAGGACAGATTCATCAAAAATGACTGATGTGGAGTCTGGGGTTGCCAATTTTGCATCTTCAGCAAGGGCAGGCCGCCGGAATGCCTTACCAGACATCCAGAGTTCAGCTGCCACAGACGGAACCTCAGATTTACCCCTCAAACTGGAGGCTCTCTCCGTGAAGGAAG atgcaaaagagaaagatgaagaaacaacACAAGACCAATTGGAAAAGcctcaaaatgaagaaaaatga